ATCAATATTATGAATGGTTTAGCTGTAGGTTGTTCTTTTTACCCTTCGTGAAAGGAATGCAAAGGGGCTTTCGTCTTTCTTTTTTGTGGGTTGgagattcaaatattttttcacaTGGGGTTGTGGTGGGAACTTGAACGCTACTAAAAGGTCTCCTTCATGTTGGTGCGGTTTGGTTACTTCGGGGCAATTGCTTGTTTTATGTATTAGAAACCTGGTTTATTGGACTATTCTTTTCGCCGTTTCCATTAAACGTTATTCTGTCAATGATTATCCTCTAGTGTCAAGAGGGATGGGTATTTCAATGGGGAAAATCTCAAGAAACTGGTAACTCTGCACCATTTTTTGTCATGTTCTGCAACTTTGAGGATTTGGCATTCAATGCATGCACAAAATTGGATGAATTATTGCGTCCGAAATAAAATGCTGGTTGCTGACATAAGTAATGGGCTCTacttatttattacattttaattgcAAATTTGCTCAAGATCATTTGGAGCTCTCTGTTTCCCAGAGGGTCTAATGTTTCGTTTCtctcattgaaaaaaaaaaacctttaatAGCTTGCATGCACTTCTTGAAGGAAAATGTGTAGTAGAAATGCTCTATCAAGcattatctttttctctttttagtttgagaaaagggaaaagaaaagaataacaaACTTTTGTGCATATGTTTAGCGTTATGCAtgaggtattttttttttctacagtAGATTATTACtacatttaatattttgctATGTAATGTGACATACTTTAATTTCCTTATTTATGATTGTTtcatactaaaaaaaaaataaactgttTCCCAACAGTACATTCACGGTTTGGCTGCACGAGGAGTTCATTATTTACACAGGCCTGGCCCTACTCTACAGGATCTTGGATTCATCCTTCTTCCGGTTCGTGATCGTCATTCCCCTTTCTCTGTCTCTAAAAATCTGTCTAACCTACGACTGCTTCGTAACTTTTAATCTTGGTGCTGTTGCAGGAGCTTGGGCAAGAAAAAGCTTACATCAGTGAAACACTGtttacctttatttttttatcctttgtCCTTGTAAGAATTCTCCTCCCCTCTTTTAATTTACCTTCCCCCTTTATCTGCTTTCCTTCAATTTCCACTATGGTTATATTTTTTCCCCGTGAAATTCTAGTCTGCCATAAGTGTTATAGTTTTTTGTGAACTTGTAATAATGATATGCTCTACAACTTGTGATTTTGCAGTGGACATTTCATCCCTTTGTATTCAAGAGCAAAAAGATCTACACGGTTCTAATATGGTGCAGGGTTCTATGTTTCTTAGTTGTAAGTGTTTATCATTGCCTAATAATTTATAACTGTTTAAACATTTTACTTGAGTGCTTCGGTTAGAAAATTAATTAGCATTTTGCCAACACAATACAATCTTTGATGTCAACAAAGACAATACCGTTCATTAAAGTAATTGTATGATTCGGCAGTCTTATGTCTGGTTATGCTTCCATGCGTATTAATGCAAAGTGTGAGCATTTTGACGTTGGTTTCCCTCTCTATACTTTTAATAGTAGATCTTTTCCGAAGTCTTTATGTTCAAAACAATAGAAAAGCAGAAGACTTGTTGTGcttttgcatattttttttttataaccttACTGATAGATGGATATGTTCCATTATTTTGGAAGTAAATTAGGCTTAAAGCTTAAGGATTTCATCATTTTACGGCATGAAAAgttcataaataatatataaatgatttgtaAATGTTCATTCCGATGATCAATGATCCGTTGTTAGCCTTACACATTCCCTCACCCTCTGTATTGACTAGCCAGCATAGTCAATTCATTGGCCTTTTGATGTTTTAAGCTGATTAAATAACCTATTACAAAATGTTGttatataatagtttttataagCGTGGCtcctttatttttgttaactgCAGGTTTCCCAAGCTCTTCGCATAGTGACATTTTATGCTACTCAGCTTCCTGGTCCAAACTACCACTGTCGGGAGGTATACTTATTTGTGAATGTGTACTTGTTTATCAAACATCATATCACTTGttcctcttttctttctatGTGACTGTttgctcttttttttctttaaatcttttaacttgATTCCTTGTATTTTGCAGGGTTCTAAACTTGCTACGCTGCCTCGCCCAGATAGTATCTTTGAAGTCCTCTTGATTAATTGTTAGTATACTATTGTACTGGAGTTATTTAGCTTCGATTCCTCTTTGGTTATTTTGGTGCTCATTTGGTTTTTGTTGTGCAGTTCCACGTGGTGTGATATATGGATGTGGTGATTTGATATTCTCATCACACATGATCTTTACTCTTGTATTTGTTCTTACATATCAGAGATATGGCACACGAAGGTAAATTGGTTCATGTTTCTTTTATATGGGTCTGACTTATTTTTCTGAAGATTTTAGTTTCTATTTCACTACggtaatgtttttttctttggttgattcattttttattgGGATAATTATCTCCCTTAATGTTTGTGCTTAACCCACCGACACCCTTTCTTGGAGTAAAATTGCACCTAGTTCCCTTACTATTTGTATAATTGCTACAGCCTTACACatgttatttttgaaaaataataaatctccCATATTTATATGTCAAACTGTATAGACAGTGTTCTTAAAAATAACAAAGCTCGGGAGGCAAGTGAAAATTTTCATTCAAGAAGGGTGAATGTGTAATTTTCCTTAACCACAAGGAAGTCCGTGTAGTTgccattatttattttagaactTGCCATAACTTATTACTGTCATGTTGTACTAGTATTTATTCAGTTATAACTTATTGTGCTTGTTGATGAACAACTACAGATGTATAAAACAGCTAGGGTGGACTCTTTCTGTGTGTCAGTCTCTTTTGATAATAGCATCACGCAAACATTACACAGTTGATGTAGTTGTTGCCTGGTGAGGAGCATTTTCTGAATAGCAAGGTTCAAATTCTGTGGTCCATGTCCATTTTGGTTTAACGTTTTGATCCTTGGCAGGTATACTGTTAATTTGGTGGTGTTTTTTGTGGAGAAGAAATTACCAGGTTTGTGCATTTGGACATAATTACATTTGCTACTGTGAATTCAACAGCTCTTTGCTTGTTACGCTAACTTGGTCATTCCACAGAATTACCAGACCGGACAAATGCTGCAGCAACCTTGCTGCTACCATTAAGCACCAAGGACAATAAAGATGGCAGGACCAAAGAAGAGAACCACAAGTTGTTGAATGGGAATTCTGTTGTTGACCCTGCAGATTGGGTGTGTTGAATGTCTTCTATTTGtccttttttttaatctcttttcaTGTGATGTCATTGTCTGTGATCTGGACATAACATGGTTCTTGTGACTTTACTCAGAGGCAGAGAACTCAAGCAAATGGTAAGATTCTGGAAGATGGCCATACAAACCATGCTGACACTGCAATGAATGGTGCATAGATATGTGAGCTTATGCTGCACAAAGTCGAGATCTGCTGCAAAACATGGCCTTTACAAAGTTACAACCTACATATGACTAGATTTTGTTTCGTGGGAAATATTGTTAGCTAATTTATGTTATTGTAACTGGGT
This sequence is a window from Vigna angularis cultivar LongXiaoDou No.4 chromosome 2, ASM1680809v1, whole genome shotgun sequence. Protein-coding genes within it:
- the LOC108329702 gene encoding phosphatidylinositol:ceramide inositolphosphotransferase 1; this translates as MSFYIGREASKLWKRICAETTTEINLLAENWKYLLAGIVFQYIHGLAARGVHYLHRPGPTLQDLGFILLPELGQEKAYISETLFTFIFLSFVLWTFHPFVFKSKKIYTVLIWCRVLCFLVVSQALRIVTFYATQLPGPNYHCREGSKLATLPRPDSIFEVLLINFPRGVIYGCGDLIFSSHMIFTLVFVLTYQRYGTRRCIKQLGWTLSVCQSLLIIASRKHYTVDVVVAWYTVNLVVFFVEKKLPELPDRTNAAATLLLPLSTKDNKDGRTKEENHKLLNGNSVVDPADWRQRTQANGKILEDGHTNHADTAMNGA